The following nucleotide sequence is from Pseudomonadota bacterium.
CCGTTATGTTTATTATGACTGAAGAGAAAATGTCAAAAAAGTTTGCTATGGACATTGGGGAAAATCTGGTTTTTGTCGGATCGATGTGCTTCGTTGTTATTTTTTCACATATCAGCACCAGGGGTAGAATCCCCACGCAGGAAATATTCTATCTCGAGTATTTTTATTTCGTTATCTACATTGCCCTTTTATGGGTTCCGGTAAGCGCCATCCTGTTTGTAAGCGGAAGTAAATCATTTTTTATTCAATATAAGGGGAATTTTCTTTCAAAATTGCTGTACTGGCCGGTAATACTGGGGGTGTTATTCACAATCACCCTGATCACTTTCTATTAATGGGGCTTACGCCTGTCCCCGTAATGGGGTTGCCCCCTCTTTTTACTTCCGTATGAATGTGGGATGTCCGCTTACGCTTGGACGTAAAAGTCTTCACGTCTTACGTCCGAAGGAGTGTAACGACTGTACGTCCCACGTCCCACGGAAAGTCGGAGCCTCCCCCTCTCGCTCGCTTTGCGAGCTGGATAGATTCCCCCAATGCTTGTTAAATTTTCGTAACATTATCAGGTTCTGATTTTGACTGCTTTGTTGAAACCATGAGGGTCAATATATTTTTGTCATCTTCCCGTTTATGCTCAACATGGTCCATGAGGCGTTTTATCAGGTATATACCGAGCCCCCCTATGTTACGTTCAGAAACATTGAGAGATATATCTGGATCTTGAAGGGACAAGAAATCGAATGGAAAACCAGAGTCGATTATTTCGATAATAAACTTTTCACCATCAAGCATGCAAGCGACCTCAACGTCGCCCTCCTCGTCTTTGTATGCATAATTGATAACGTTGACAAGGGCCTCTTCAACGGC
It contains:
- a CDS encoding ATP-binding protein, producing MPLPVNLKLPAKLQHLEQLIDFVTNCAREQGITQNKIGEIQVAVEEALVNVINYAYKDEEGDVEVACMLDGEKFIIEIIDSGFPFDFLSLQDPDISLNVSERNIGGLGIYLIKRLMDHVEHKREDDKNILTLMVSTKQSKSEPDNVTKI